One part of the Glycine soja cultivar W05 chromosome 11, ASM419377v2, whole genome shotgun sequence genome encodes these proteins:
- the LOC114377606 gene encoding chromatin-remodeling complex subunit ies6 isoform X1, with the protein MLMKGKMEAEVVEAELVLPSYLSFKRIQMYEKYPKGQARGRHWKHLKQIIQAENYQNYPPDEPNYANIESPPSMHPCKRICDITGFEAPYHDPRTNLRYANAEVFKIIRSLPNEYVQRYLSLRNAAIVLK; encoded by the exons ATGTTAATGAAGGGTAAAATGGAGGCAGAGGTGGTGGAGGCAGAGCTTGTGTTGCCAAGCTACCTCAGTTTCAAGAGAATTCAAATGTATGAGAAATACCCAAAAGGCCAAGCCAGAGGCAGGCATTGGAAACATCTTAAGCAGATTATCCAAGCTGAGAATTACCAGAATTACCCTCCTGATGAACCAAATT ATGCTAATATTGAGTCACCCCCATCTATGCACCCCTGCAAGAGAATTTGTGATATTACAGGCTTTGAG GCACCTTACCATGATCCTAGGACTAATCTTAGGTATGCAAATGCTGAAGTTTTCAAAATCATCAGATCGCTTCCTAATGAGTATGTTCAAAGATACCTATCTCTAAGGAATGCAGCAATCGTTCTGAAGTAG
- the LOC114377606 gene encoding chromatin-remodeling complex subunit ies6 isoform X2: MEAEVVEAELVLPSYLSFKRIQMYEKYPKGQARGRHWKHLKQIIQAENYQNYPPDEPNYANIESPPSMHPCKRICDITGFEAPYHDPRTNLRYANAEVFKIIRSLPNEYVQRYLSLRNAAIVLK; the protein is encoded by the exons ATGGAGGCAGAGGTGGTGGAGGCAGAGCTTGTGTTGCCAAGCTACCTCAGTTTCAAGAGAATTCAAATGTATGAGAAATACCCAAAAGGCCAAGCCAGAGGCAGGCATTGGAAACATCTTAAGCAGATTATCCAAGCTGAGAATTACCAGAATTACCCTCCTGATGAACCAAATT ATGCTAATATTGAGTCACCCCCATCTATGCACCCCTGCAAGAGAATTTGTGATATTACAGGCTTTGAG GCACCTTACCATGATCCTAGGACTAATCTTAGGTATGCAAATGCTGAAGTTTTCAAAATCATCAGATCGCTTCCTAATGAGTATGTTCAAAGATACCTATCTCTAAGGAATGCAGCAATCGTTCTGAAGTAG